In a single window of the Raphanus sativus cultivar WK10039 chromosome 9, ASM80110v3, whole genome shotgun sequence genome:
- the LOC108824028 gene encoding autophagy-related protein 18f, giving the protein MTSQKPTTSEGGVVSRSARTSFRAFSNCLRVISSGASSVARSAASSLNRDTESPKDQVLWAGFDKLEKEDGDTRRLLLLAFHSGFQIWDVEDTDNVHVIVSAHDGRASFMQILPNPEVDLDDVFSESRPLLAVCGDSSWDENSSRQSVSDNNPGSETVVVVPTNVHVYSLKSQSYVHTLKFRSIIYTVRCSSRIVAVLQAAQIHCFDAKTLEKEYMIVTNSIAYGSLGVGYGPLAVGPRWIAYSGSRVAESSSTLFAPELITLSSSPNVAQFAMDSSRQIASGILNIGLRGVGVTSNDNVPDEDSIGMVIIKDIISKSVIAQFKAHKSPISALSFDPSGMLLVTASIQGHNINVFRIMPITSAHSDVTGASFVHLFRLQRGFTNAVIQDICFSNDSSLIVISSSRGTSHMFEINPHRVGKAPVPLSAVNRIRSGNMSGWMGTMSGAAAAAAGMVGGSLTGATASTFCYCVEQNKNNRYGSAASGNSSKRRSLLVFAPSGCMTQYPVGGSHEAAVMTGLNSESGSEIEPIRRWSMIQNQSRREMQDQHSDIYGGGTVSDSKSKVFPEIVRKQSGEESWKVTKNVEDRHQLYMSEAELQMYQPSGLPLWGRRHFRFQELVLNRDDAERNGGGGEMEIEGIQTRTIEARTRDLVPAWGYLHSPKSQQVMKESMQSPRNTTLGDQVALVEDHGADSELGVVHSKEERSRSEEEGSSSEEDSSISEEETHSKFVHNEEGIAEEKKLNEDEDEEDIH; this is encoded by the exons GTACTATGGGCGGGGTTTGATAAGCTAGAGAAAGAGGATGGAGATACTCGAAGACTTCTCCTACTTGCATTTCACTCTGGTTTTCAAATTTGGGATGTTGAAGATACAGACAACGTCCATGTCATTGTCTCTGCTCATGATGGGCGAGCATCCTTTATGCAAATCCTACCCAACCCGGAGGTGGATTTAGACGACGTGTTTTCTGAGAGCCGTCCGCTTTTGGCTGTGTGTGGTGACAGTTCTTGGGATGAGAATTCGAGTAGACAGAGCGTTTCTGACAACAACCCTGGAAGCGAAACTGTGGTGGTGGTGCCTACAAATGTGCATGTCTACTCGTTAAAGTCTCAGTCCTATGTGCATACGTTGAAGTTTCGGTCTATCATCTATACGGTTAGGTGCAGTTCTCGGATTGTTGCTGTCCTACAAGCAGCTCAG ATACACTGCTTTGATGCGAAAACATTGGAGAAGGAATACATGATTGTCACTAACTCCATCGCCTATGGATCCTTGGGTGTTGGATATGGTCCTCTCGCCGTTGGTCCGCGATGGATTGCCTATAGCGGAAGCCGTGTTGCTGAGTCAAGCTCCACGCTTTTCGCTCCGGAGCTTATCACACTGTCATCATCACCCAATGTTGCACAATTTGCAATGGATTCGAGCAGACAGATCGCTTCTGGGATCTTGAATATTGGTTTGAGAGGCGTTGGAGTTACTAGTAATGACAATGTGCCAGACGAGGATAGCATAGGAATG GTTATAATCAAAGATATCATAAGCAAAAGCGTCATAGCTCAGTTTAAGGCACACAAGAGTCCTATCTCAGCTCTGAGCTTTGATCCAAGCGGCATGCTTTTGGTTACTGCTTCGATTCAGGGACACAATATTAATGTCTTCAGGATAATGCCGATAACTTCTGCACATAGTGATGTGACCGGAGCCTCGTTTGTGCATCTGTTCAGGCTTCAGCGTGGTTTTACTAATGCG GTGATACAAGACATTTGTTTCAGCAATGATAGCAGTTTGATAGTGATAAGCTCTTCAAGAGGGACAAGTCATATGTTTGAGATCAATCCCCATAGAGTGGGGAAAGCTCCGGTTCCTCTGTCAGCGGTTAATAGGATAAGAAGCGGAAACATGAGCGGATGGATGGGAACTATGAGCGGTGCTGCAGCTGCAGCAGCTGGAATGGTTGGTGGCTCTCTAACTGGTGCAACCGCATCGACTTTCTGTTACTGCGTTGAACAGAACAAGAACAACCGCTATGGTTCTGCTGCTTCTGGCAATAGCTCAAAGAGGAGGAGTCTTCTGGTGTTTGCTCCTTCTGGATGTATGACACAGTATCCTGTTGGGGGTAGTCATGAGGCTGCGGTCATGACGGGGTTGAATTCTGAGTCTGGTTCAGAGATTGAACCAATAAGAAGGTGGTCCATGATACAGAACCAGTCTAGAAGAGAGATGCAAGATCAGCACAGTGACATATATGGAGGTGGGACAGTTTCTGATTCTAAAAGTAAAGTGTTTCCAGAGATTGTCAGGAAGCAGAGTGGTGAGGAATCTTGGAAAGTGACTAAGAATGTGGAGGATAGGCATCAGCTGTACATGTCTGAAGCAGAATTGCAAATGTATCAGCCGTCTGGGCTACCGTTATGGGGAAGGCGACAT tttAGGTTCCAAGAGTTGGTGTTGAACCGGGATGATGCAGAGAGGAATGGTGGAGGAGGGGAGATGGAGATTGAAGGAATCCAAACTCGAACGATTGAAGCAAGAACAAGAGATTTGGTTCCAGCCTGGGGTTATCTCCACTCTCCTAAATCACAACAAGTGATGAAAGA ATCAATGCAGAGTCCAAGGAACACTACACTAGGTGATCAAGTGGCTCTTGTAGAGGATCATGGAGCAGATTCTGAGCTCGGAGTTGTACATAGCAAAGAAGAGAGATCGAGATCAGAAGAAGAGGGCTCGAGTTCTGAAGAAGATAGCTCGATATCAGAAGAAGAGACTCACAGCAAGTTTGTACATAATGAAGAAGGTATTGCGGAGGAGAAGAAGCTTAATGAAGATGAGGATGAAGAGGACATCCATTAG